From Pieris rapae chromosome 3, ilPieRapa1.1, whole genome shotgun sequence, a single genomic window includes:
- the LOC110993266 gene encoding apyrase, with the protein MMRKIIIFLCLMWFDCGSNYKLNCEVYPLHLVHYNDFHARFEETSDDTLLCDHNKEKCYGGLPRLLYEIEAIRRQHPDSVLLDAGDSFQGTYWYTLLKWNATQYFLNLLNNDAHAIGNHEFDDDIDGVAPYLANLKAPALAANLDASEEPRLKGLFKSYTIIERKGKMIGIVGVTTTITKDLAPTGNVKFTDPRKAALRESKNLRDMGVDIIILLSHCGYTLDVEIAQDYGQYIDLVVGGHSHRDKTLMFPYLTVVKSKSDHNHQVLVLQTDAFTKFLGNITIHFNCVGDILNWYGEPIALDNSIPEDENIKKKLAPYAEKVHTAAAKVIGHIEKTMDHRDCVHGECLMGNFLADVMRYTAQLKIKTSYPIIALIQRSNMRAIIRKGELTEGSIVELFPYLDWLTSFELQGKYLYEALERSASDLIKGERFMGPWILQVSGLQVTYNISRPVGHRVVSAYVKKKFSTVPLDKDKLYQIVAPIYLTNGGDGYTMISDNFKNIQNLGYDQHRLREYIKAYKSINVKIDGRILIS; encoded by the exons ATGatgagaaaaataattatttttctatgtttGATGTGGTTTGACTGTGGtagtaattataagttaaattgTGAAGTGTACCCCCTACATTTGGTTCACTACAATGATTTTCATGCAag GTTTGAAGAAACGTCCGATGACACGTTGCTCTGTGACCATAATAAAGAAAAGTGCTATGGTGGTCTACCTCGCCTTCTCTATGAGATAGAGGCGATACGACGACAGCACCCCGATTCTGTTCTCCTGGATGCAGGAGACAGCTTCCAGGGCACTTATTGGTACACACTGCTTAAATGGAATGCCACACAGTATTTTCTGAATTTGTTGAATAATGACGCGCAT GCAATCGGAAACCACGAATTCGACGATGACATTGATGGTGTAGCGCCATATTTAGCTAACTTAAAAGCTCCGGCGTTAGCTGCTAACCTCGACGCTTCAGAAGAACCCAGACTCAAAGGATTGTTCAAGTCATACACAATTATAGAAAGAAAAGGAAAGATGATTGGAATCGTTGGAGTGACTACAACGATTACTAAG GATCTAGCACCAACCGGCAATGTAAAGTTCACTGACCCCCGTAAGGCAGCGCTCCGAGAATCGAAGAACCTTCGTGACATGGGAGTGGATATAATCATACTCCTATCACACTGTGGGTACACACTCGATGT GGAAATAGCACAAGATTATGGCCAGTATATTGACTTGGTTGTGGGTGGTCACTCACATAGAGACAAGACGTTGATGTTTCCTTATCTCACTGTTGTAAAAAGCAAAAGTGATCATAATCATCAG gtGTTGGTTCTCCAGACGGATGCATTCACTAAATTCCTTGGAAACATaacaattcattttaattgtgtCGGCGATATTCTAAATTGGTATGGAGAGCCCATTGCTTTGGACAACTCGATCCCTGAAG acgaaaacattaagaaaaaacttgCTCCATATGCCGAAAAAGTACATACAGCCGCAGCCAAGGTTATTGGACACATAGAGAAAACCATGGATCACAGAGATTGCGTTCACGGTGAATGCTTGATGGGAAACTTTTTGGCTGATGTGATGAGATATACa gcacaattaaaaataaagactaGCTATCCTATCATTGCACTAATACAAAGAAGCAATATGAGAGCTATAATACGTAAAGGTG AATTAACAGAAGGCTCCATAGTGGAATTATTTCCATATTTGGATTGGCTGACTAGCTTCGAATTACAAGGAAAGTACCTTTACGAAGCCTTAGAGCGGTCAGCAAGTGATTTGATAAAAGGCGAACGATTTATGGGACCCTGGATTTTACAGGTTTCAG gacTTCAAGTAACATACAACATATCGCGGCCAGTGGGTCATAGGGTGGTTTCGGCGTATGTTAAGAAAAAGTTCTCAACGGTACCTCTGGACAAGGATAAATTATACCAAATTGTAGCGCccatatatttaactaatggaGGAGATGGATATAcg ATGATCTCggataacttcaaaaatatacaaaatctcGGCTACGATCAACATCGCCTGAGGGAATATATCAAAGCATACAAGTCTATAAATGTGAAAATAGATGGAAGAATTTTGATTAgctag
- the LOC110993260 gene encoding apyrase codes for MFALKCYMIFIWVSYCYGFALPFEGLYELQIIHYNDFHARFEETAVETPTCRFNNASCLGGFPRLFKQIMTLKKEKPDSILLNAGDSYQGTYWYTLLKWKVILEFMNLLPNDAHAIGNHEFDDGPAGLAPYLSGLKAPVVAANMDTSKEPILQGLYKPYVIVERKGRKIGIIGLITTDTKILSSAGEVEFTDPREVTSRLARELSERGVDIIILLSHCGLDVDKEIARNYGQHIDIIVGGHTHSLLWNGPSPSGEVVAGPYPVFIESADPKHKVLIVQASAFTKYMGSLSVFFDYRGEYVKWEGGPIFLNRSMPEDEDMKTRLKPYAEMVHRAEQEVIGETVTTLHFDDCVYGECALGDLLVDAMNDYAKVNHKSSNSYIAFIQRGNIKSTIPSGQITKGELFELLPFNDRIQTFELQGKYVAKALERSVIDGWSMDPFKGPYMLQVAGLKVTYDMKQPEGRRVTSVLVGDANKPLDPEQVYQVTAPAYLADGGDGFKMFSEGRKNVQVIGRDEKVLEAFIRTHSPLNVTTDGRIVINQFSLR; via the exons ATGTTCGCgctaaaatgttatatgatttttatatggGTTAGTTATTGTTATGGTTTCGCGCTACCATTCGAAGGACTGTATGAGTTGCAAATAATTCATTACAACGATTTCCATGCGAg ATTTGAAGAAACCGCAGTAGAAACGCCGACATGCCGGTTCAACAATGCCTCATGCCTGGGCGGTTTTCCAAGGCTCTTCAAGCAAATTATGACtctgaaaaaagaaaaaccagATTCCATTCTATTGAATGCAGGTGACAGCTACCAAGGGACGTATTGGTACACGCTCCTCAAGTGGAAAGTGATCTTGGAATTCATGAATTTACTTCCAAATGATGCTCAT GCTATAGGTAATCATGAATTTGATGATGGTCCCGCAGGCTTAGCGCCATATCTATCGGGTTTGAAAGCTCCGGTAGTGGCAGCAAATATGGATACAAGCAAAGAACCGATTCTACAAGGACTGTATAAACCTTATGTAATTGTGGAGAGAAAAGGACGGAAGATTGGGATCATAGGGCTGATTACTACTGATACGAAG ATTCTATCGTCGGCTGGTGAAGTGGAGTTCACAGATCCACGGGAAGTGACGTCACGATTAGCTCGAGAGCTGAGTGAACGTGGTGTAGATATTATCATACTACTGTCACACTGTGGCCTTGATGTTGATAa GGAAATTGCCCGCAACTACGGACAACACATAGATATAATTGTGGGTGGACACACCCATTCACTGCTTTGGAACGGGCCATCACCGAGCGGCGAAGTTGTTGCCGGCCCATACCCCGTATTCATTGAATCTGCTGATCCAAAACATAAG GTGCTAATAGTTCAAGCATCAGCATTTACAAAGTACATGGGAAGTCTATCTGTGTTTTTCGATTACCGCGGTGAATACGTCAAATGGGAGGGCGGGCCTATATTCCTGAATAGATCGATGCCCGAAG ATGAGGATATGAAGACCAGACTAAAGCCATACGCCGAAATGGTCCACAGAGCAGAGCAAGAGGTGATCGGCGAAACTGTGACCACTCTGCATTTCGATGACTGTGTCTATGGAGAATGTGCGCTTGGAGACTTACTTGTCGACGCTATGAATGATTAT gcAAAAGTGAATCATAAATCTTCAAACAGTTACATAGCATTCATTCAACGGGGGAACATTAAATCGACTATACCAAGTGGCC AAATTACAAAAGGTGAGCTCTTCGAGCTTCTTCCCTTCAATGACCGTATCCAGACCTTCGAGCTGCAAGGAAAATACGTCGCAAAAGCCCTTGAGAGAAGTGTCATAGATGGGTGGAGCATGGATCCTTTTAAGGGGCCCTATATGTTACAAGTAGCAG GTCTGAAAGTGACATACGATATGAAGCAACCTGAAGGTAGACGGGTGACGTCAGTACTAGTTGGAGACGCGAATAAACCTTTGGATCCTGAACAAGTCTATCAAGTCACTGCTCCAGCGTATTTAGCTGATGGAGGAGATGGATTTAAG ATGTTCTCAGAAGGAAGAAAGAACGTGCAAGTGATAGGGCGTGACGAGAAAGTTTTAGAGGCATTTATAAGAACACATTCGCCCTTAAATGTGACTACAGACGGACGGATAGTCATTAATCAGTTCAGTTTAAGatag